From a single Salinirussus salinus genomic region:
- a CDS encoding HalOD1 output domain-containing protein: METDDAELYVVRTREGDGAEWVRPASVEEAVVDALTETTALTAGDIGPLGTYVDAADLRSVLRATGGTVTFPVEEYEVTVHSSGRVTVR; the protein is encoded by the coding sequence ATGGAGACCGACGACGCCGAACTGTACGTCGTCCGGACCCGGGAGGGGGACGGCGCGGAGTGGGTCCGCCCGGCCTCCGTCGAGGAGGCCGTCGTCGACGCGCTCACCGAGACGACCGCGCTCACGGCCGGCGACATCGGCCCCCTGGGGACGTACGTCGACGCCGCGGACCTGCGGTCCGTGCTCCGCGCCACCGGCGGGACGGTGACCTTCCCGGTCGAGGAGTACGAGGTGACCGTCCACAGCAGCGGCCGGGTCACTGTCCGGTAG
- a CDS encoding class I SAM-dependent methyltransferase gives MSGRRGQRLYDWWSRHGELLDGLYDAAFLCRQAQLRAKSVDALALSPGDTVLELGCGDGRSLHRLRTRVGPRGRVVALDYSEGMVRRARERVREAGWTNVHVLRADASRLPLVGPVDAVYASMAASAMADPDAVARESRRLLRPGGRMALLDARPFGEPWTALNRLVVPVSRWATDWNPDADVTGALATAFDEVDLDTYVWGTVFVASARLADS, from the coding sequence ATGTCCGGCCGGCGCGGCCAGCGGCTCTACGACTGGTGGAGTCGCCACGGGGAGTTGCTGGACGGGCTGTACGACGCGGCCTTTCTGTGCAGGCAGGCACAGCTGCGCGCGAAAAGCGTCGACGCGCTGGCGCTGTCGCCCGGCGACACCGTCCTCGAACTCGGCTGCGGCGACGGGCGCAGCCTCCACCGCCTGCGCACGCGCGTCGGTCCGCGGGGGCGTGTCGTCGCGCTGGACTACAGCGAGGGGATGGTCCGCCGGGCCCGCGAGCGCGTCCGCGAGGCCGGCTGGACGAACGTCCACGTCCTGCGGGCCGACGCGAGCCGTCTGCCGCTTGTGGGTCCCGTCGACGCGGTCTACGCGTCGATGGCCGCCAGCGCGATGGCCGACCCGGACGCGGTCGCCCGCGAGTCCCGCCGGCTGCTGCGGCCCGGCGGGCGGATGGCGCTGCTCGACGCGCGGCCGTTCGGGGAGCCGTGGACGGCGCTCAACCGCCTGGTCGTCCCGGTCTCGCGGTGGGCGACCGACTGGAACCCCGACGCGGACGTCACGGGGGCGCTCGCGACCGCCTTCGACGAGGTCGACCTCGACACCTACGTCTGGGGGACGGTCTTCGTTGCCAGCGCCCGCCTGGCGGACAGCTGA
- a CDS encoding ATP-dependent DNA ligase yields MEYAALVEVYDRLAETQSTHGKVAIVAETLAETSHEDLPMVLRLLRGELFAPWDPAELGVSSSLASRAVQRATGVAAEDVEAGWRETGDLGSAAARAVERQVQQTLVSETLTVEGVYEELRSLAGYEGAGSEDRRVDTVAGLLADADPDEATYVVRTALGHLRLGVGRGTVRDAIAAAFLGGDPDEPGETPGADVEAVEHALQVTNDPGLVAQTAADSGRAGLADLDLEVGRPVEVMLAEKTDSVEAAVADALEASDTGAAGGSEGDGGSGDTPPAPLAEYKVDGFRAQVHFEAGASEGNDGSAGGGDGGDGSGGGTGPQLFTRRLEDVTAQFPDVVDAMAGFDADSYIVEGEVVAHDPETGEPLPFQQLSRRIKRKHDVARLVESVPVVIYLFDLLYLDGESLLERSLLERVDALEGRLTERTREVERMPSLRSRDPDRVRAFYEEALAAGHEGLMVKTADATYQPGKRVGYTRKVKPTMESLDLVVTRAKWSEGRRSNNLGRLYLACRDGDTFREVGRLSTGFTDEQLAELTARLEPHILEQDGRDVDLEPTEVLEVGYEGVQRSPEYDSGYALRFPRFEGFRDDFDTAGADSLDRVESLYESQTDT; encoded by the coding sequence GTGGAGTACGCTGCGCTCGTGGAGGTGTACGACCGGCTGGCGGAGACCCAGTCGACTCACGGGAAGGTCGCCATCGTCGCGGAGACGCTGGCCGAGACCTCCCACGAGGACCTCCCGATGGTCCTCAGACTCCTCCGGGGAGAACTGTTCGCGCCCTGGGACCCGGCGGAACTCGGCGTCTCCTCCAGCCTCGCGAGCCGGGCGGTCCAGCGGGCGACCGGCGTCGCCGCCGAGGACGTGGAGGCCGGCTGGCGCGAGACCGGCGACCTGGGCAGTGCCGCCGCCAGGGCGGTCGAGCGGCAGGTCCAGCAGACGCTCGTCTCGGAGACGCTGACCGTCGAGGGGGTCTACGAGGAGCTGCGGAGTCTCGCCGGCTACGAGGGCGCGGGAAGCGAGGACCGCCGGGTGGACACCGTGGCGGGGCTGCTGGCCGACGCCGACCCCGACGAGGCCACGTACGTCGTCCGCACGGCGCTCGGTCACCTCCGACTCGGCGTCGGCCGCGGGACCGTCCGGGACGCCATCGCCGCGGCCTTCCTCGGCGGCGACCCCGACGAGCCCGGCGAGACCCCCGGGGCGGACGTCGAGGCCGTCGAGCACGCTCTCCAGGTCACCAACGACCCCGGACTCGTCGCACAGACAGCCGCGGACTCGGGCCGCGCTGGGCTTGCCGACCTGGACCTCGAAGTCGGCCGGCCGGTGGAGGTGATGCTCGCGGAGAAGACCGACTCCGTCGAGGCGGCCGTCGCCGACGCGCTCGAAGCGAGCGACACAGGCGCCGCCGGCGGGAGCGAGGGTGACGGCGGGAGCGGCGACACCCCGCCCGCCCCGCTCGCGGAGTACAAGGTCGACGGCTTCCGCGCGCAGGTCCACTTCGAGGCCGGAGCGAGCGAGGGGAACGACGGGAGCGCGGGAGGGGGTGACGGAGGAGACGGCAGCGGGGGCGGGACCGGCCCGCAGCTGTTCACCCGCCGGCTGGAGGACGTGACCGCGCAGTTCCCCGACGTGGTCGACGCGATGGCGGGGTTCGACGCCGACTCCTACATCGTCGAGGGGGAGGTCGTCGCCCACGACCCCGAGACCGGCGAGCCGCTCCCCTTCCAGCAGCTCTCCCGGCGGATCAAGCGCAAGCACGACGTCGCGCGCCTCGTCGAGTCGGTCCCGGTCGTCATCTACCTCTTCGACCTCCTCTACCTGGACGGGGAGTCGCTGCTGGAGCGGAGCCTGCTCGAGCGGGTCGACGCACTGGAGGGGCGACTGACCGAACGCACTCGGGAGGTCGAGCGGATGCCGAGCCTCCGCAGTCGCGACCCGGACCGTGTCCGGGCGTTCTACGAGGAGGCGCTCGCGGCCGGTCACGAGGGGCTCATGGTCAAGACTGCCGACGCGACCTACCAGCCCGGCAAGCGGGTGGGCTACACCCGGAAGGTCAAACCCACGATGGAGTCGCTGGACCTGGTCGTCACTCGCGCGAAGTGGAGCGAGGGGCGGCGCTCGAACAACCTCGGCCGGCTCTACCTGGCCTGCCGGGACGGCGACACGTTCCGGGAGGTCGGACGGCTCTCGACGGGCTTCACCGACGAGCAGCTCGCGGAGCTGACCGCCCGGCTCGAACCCCACATCCTCGAGCAGGACGGCCGGGACGTCGACCTCGAGCCCACCGAGGTGCTGGAGGTGGGCTACGAGGGGGTCCAGCGGTCCCCGGAGTACGACTCGGGCTATGCCCTGCGCTTTCCCCGCTTCGAGGGGTTCCGCGACGACTTCGATACGGCCGGCGCCGACAGCCTCGACCGCGTCGAGTCGCTGTACGAGAGTCAGACC